The genomic window GGCGGCGGGCCGGAATAGGCTGGGGCGCATGAGCGCCGACCCGTCCGCCCGCATCCTCACCATCTCCGGCACCCCGGCGCCCGAGCTCGACCCGACCGCGTTCGTCGCGCTCGGTGCCGTGGTCGTCGGCCAGGTGCGCCTCGCCGCGCAGTCGAGCGTCTGGTACAACGCGGTGCTGCGCGCCGAGGCCGAGACCATCACGCTCGGCGAGCGCTCGAACCTGCAGGACGGCGTCGTCTGCCACGTCGACGCGGGCTACCCCGTGACGATCGGCAGCGGGGTCTCGGTCGGGCACCGCGCGGTGCTGCACGGCTGCACCGTCGAGGACGACTGCCTCATCGGCATGGGCGCGACGATCCTCAACGGCGCCGTGATCGGCCGCGGCTCACTCGTCGCGGCCGGCGCCGTGGTGCTCGAGGGCACCGTCGTGCCGCCCGGCTCGCTCGTCGCCGGGGTGCCCGGCAAGGTGCGGCGCGAGCTCACCGCCGACGAGCAGGTCGGCATCCGACGCAACGCCGAGGCGTACCTCGCGCACGTCGCCCGGCACACCGCGCCCGTCGACTGACGACGTCGGCGCCGGCGCCGGCGACGGCAGCGATGACGACGGGGCGGATGCCGCGGGCGCCGCGACCGCGCCCAGCCCGCGCCGCAGCATCCGCTCGAGCCGGCGCACCCGGCGCACGACCGCGCGCACCGGCACCCCGACGCCCCACGCGATCGCGCCGCTCACGGTGCGGTCGAACCCGCCGAGCATGCGACGTCGCTCGAACGCCGCCCGCAGCGCCCCGCCCGAGAGGTCGTACCGGCGCTCGATCGGCGGCAGCGGCACGATCTCGCGGGCCTCGACGAGCGCGCCGAGCCGGCCGACCCAGTCGTCGGCGTCGGTGCCGTGGAAGTAGTTGTCGGCGAGCCAGCGCGGGTCGGCGTGCCGGAAGCGGCCGGCGACGAGGTCGGACGTCGATCCGAACAGGCCCGCGCCCTCGAAGACCGTGTTGATCATCGCCGGCGAGACGCCGAAGTCGTCCACGAGCAGGGTCGGCACATCGCGCGCGACCGCCTCGAGCGCCGCCGTCGAGCTCACGGTCACGAGCGCGGCAGCGCGCGCGAGCTTCGCGGCCATCGGGCCGTCCTCGACGACGAGGTTCGCGGGCACGTGGTCGAGCTCGGCGAGCAGGCCGGCGTAGTCGTGCTGCTCGGCGTGGGTCTGGGCCTCGCCGGCGCGCGCCCGCACCTTGACGACGACACGGTGCGACGGGCTGCGTCGCGCGAGCTCGGCGAGCGCGCGGAGCAGCCGAAGGCGGTCGTCGCGTTCACCGGGCACCTTGGCCTGGGCCGCGAAGACGACGTCGTTCCCGGCGGTGCGTGAGGTCGCCGCCCGGCCCGCGGCGGGCCGGAGGAAGGGCAGCGTCGCGAGGCCGAACGACGTGTCGATGCCGAGCTCGGCCGCGTTCGCGCGGAACTCGCGCACCTCGCGCCGGCTGTGCAGCACGACGAGGTCGGCCTGCTCGCGATAGATCACGGCCTTCGGCACCGCGGGGATCGTGAGCCCGGGGAACCCGCTCACGATCGCGGGGCGGTTCGCTCGGCGCACGAGCCGCGGCGCGACGACGCGCACGAAGGGTCCGCGCAGCGCGAGCAGCACCGCGTGCGGGTCGAACGCGTCGAGCTCGTCGTCGAGGCCGCGTTGCACGCCGCGGCGGTCGAGCGGCACGATCCGCACGTCCTCCGGCGCGAAGCGCGTGCCCGAGAGCGCGTGCGCGAGCTGCCGCTCGCTCGGCATCACGGGCGACGCGATCACGACGAGGCGCGACGTCCAGTCCGCGGGCAGCGTCGAGGCGAGCGCCGCGCCCCACTTCACGTACGAGTCGGCGTCGGCGACGACGAGCAGGCGGCGCGGCGCGCCATCCGTACGGCCCCTCACGCGAGCACCCGGCGGAGCTTGGCCTTCGGCGCCTCCTCGCCGGGGTAGACGCGCTTGACGCCGTCGCCGAGCGCGTCGCCGATGATGCGGATGTCGCGCACGAGGTGCTCGAGGCCCTGCGGCTCGAGCGACGCCGAATGGTCGGAGCCCCACATGGTGCGGTCGAGCGTGATGTGCCGTTCGACGCAGGTCGCGCCGAGCGCGACGGCCGCGAGCGAGATCTGCAGTCCCCGCTCGTGGCCCGAGTAGCCGACGGGCACGCCGGGGAACCGCCGCGTGAGCGCGGGGATCATGAGCAGGTTCGCCTCCTCGGGCGGCATCGGGTAGCTCGAGGTCGCGTGCAGGATCACGAGGCGCTCGGTGCCGAGCACCGTGACGGCGCGGTCGATCTCGTCCATGGTCGACATGCCGGTCGAGAGGATGACGGGCTTGCCCGTGTCGCGGACCGCCTCGAGCAGCTCGAGGTCGGTGACCGAGGCCGACGCGATCTTGTGCGCGACGACGCCGTACGACTCGAGGTCGGCGACCGCGGGCACGTCCCACGGCGAGGCGAACCAGTCGAGGCCGTGCAGCACGGCATGAGCGGCGATCTGCGCGTACTCGTCGCGGCCGAACTCGACCCGGTGCCGGTACTCGAGGTAGGTCATGGTGCCCCACGGCGTCTCGCGCGGCATGAGCTTCATGTGCTCGGGCGTCGAGACGTCGGGCGTGCGCTTCTGGAACTTCACCGCCTGCGCGCCCGCCTGCGCGGCCACCTCGATGAGGCGCTTCGCGAGCTCGACGTCGCCGTTGTGGTTCAGGCCGATCTCGGCGATGACGTAGACGGGCTCGTACTCGCCGATGGCGGCGTGGCCGATGCGCACGGACATGGTGGCTCGCTCTCGTGTGGTTCGGGTCGGATCGGTTCGGGTCAGGTCGAGGTGACGGATGCCGCGGCCATCGCCTCGCGCTGCCCGCGCGTCGGATGGGCGGGGTCGAGCTCTCGCGGCTCGCGGGCCGGGTCGCGGTCGGCGATCGCGTCGGCGTCGACGTCGGTGTCGATGGGTGCTTCGGCGCGGCGCCGCGCGTCGCGCGCGGCGAGCACGAGTTCGGCGAGCTCGCGCACTGCGCCGTGCCCGCCGTGCCGTTCGAGCACGTGCCGAGCCCGCTCGAGCGCGTCCGGCGCGGCATCCGGCACCGCCAGCGGCCAGCCCACGAGGTCGAGTGCGGGGATGTCGCCGCGATCGTTGCCGAGGTAGGCGATGCGGTCGAGGCGGATGCCGCGGGCGGCCGCCCACTCGCGGAGCGCCGCGCCCTTGTCGGCGAGCCCCTGGATGCAGTCGACGCCGAGTTTCTCGGCGCGCCGGCTGACCACGGGGTTCGCTTCGGCGCTGAGAATGAGCATGGGGATGCCCGCCTCGCGCAGCCGGGCGACGCCCGCGCCGTCGGCACGGCTGACCCGCACCGATTCGCGGCCGAGCTCGTCGAGACCGGCGGTGTCGTCGGTGTGGACGCCGTCGAAGTCGGTCACGACCGCGTCGACGTCGATGAACGGATGCCGCGGGTCGGCCACCCACGCCGTGCCGGCGCCGGCTCGACGCGCGAGCGCCGCGGCCACGCCGCCCGCGAGGCGCCGGTCGACGCGCGGCGCGAGCGCCCGCGCCCGCGCGAGATCGGCGGCGTCGTCGATCTCGATCGCGGTGTCGGGGTGCACGGCCTGGATGCCGATCCGGCCGAAGAAGCGGTGGCCCGCCGCCAGGAATCCGTCGGTGCGGAAGACGTAGAACGCGCCGGTCTCGAGGAACTCCGGTTCGCGGTCCTGGCGGCGTGCGCGGTGCGAGGCGTCGTGGTTGACGCCGATCGCGGTCGCGTTCGCCTCGTCCTCGCGCCAGAGGAACGCGTGCGTCGGCGTGGCCGCGAACACGACGTCCCGTTCGCCCGACGCGACTCGCTCGATCGCCGCAGCGAGGTCGGCGGGGTCGATGAACGGCGAGGTCGCCTGCACGAACACCGTGATGTCGTCGGCTCCCGACCCGGCATCCGCCGACCCCGGGCCCGGGCCCGAGGATCCCAGCACGCCCAGCGCGTGCCGCAGGGCGGACTCGCTCGAGGCCTCGGCCCCGGCCAGCTCGGCCGGCCGCTCGACGACCTCGGCGCCGGCCGCGATGGCGATGTCCGCGATCTCGTCGTCGTCGGTCGTCACCACGACCCGCCCGACCCGGTCGGCGGCGAGCGCGGCGTGCACCGCACGCGCGACCAGCGGCACGCCGCCGACGCGCGCGACGTTCTTGCCCGGAAGGCCCTGCGACCCGCCGCGCGCGGGGATGATCGCGATCGCCCGCGCGGCATCACCGCGCTCGCGGGCGCGGCCACCTGCCGCCGCCGTGCCGCGTGCCGCACCCGCCCCGGCGGCGCGTTCCCCCGCGACACCGCCTCCCGCGGATGCCGCACGCGCCACGGCGGCGGAGTTCCCGGCGTCCTGGTTGCGACTCATGCCGCGAAGCTATGCGCGCGACCCGTCCACTCCGTGCACGCCGGGTGAACGTCCGGCGACCACGCGGCTGACAACGCGTGGCACCCGACCCGCGGCGGGAATGCGGCCGCGCGCCCGGCCCCTCCCCATGCCCCGCAGTCCGCACTCCGCACGCCGCACGCCGCACGGACCCCGACGCACGCCGCACGCCGCACGCGGAGCGCCTCACGGACCCACGCCGCACGCCGGATTCCGCACGGCCCCACGCCGCACGCCTCGCGCCGCACGCGGAGCGCCGCACGGACCCGCGCCGCGAATGCTTGCGAACGGCTCATGTCAGCGCAGCCTCATTTGAGGCTGCGCTGACCTGCCACGTGGCGACGCAGCGCCAAGCCGCGACTCGTGTCAGTCCGGCCTCATGTGAGGCCCGATCGACAAACCCGCATCGCTCGCGCGGCCCGGCCGCGAACCCATGTCAGCGCGGCCTCAAGTGAGGCTCCATTGACACGAGCCAGGCACGCGGCATCCCTCGACCCGAAATCAGGTGAGCGCGGCCTCAGATGAGGCTCCGTTGACACGAGCCGGGCACGCGTCATCCCCTGAACCGAAATCAGGTCAGCGCGGCCTCAAATGAGGCTCCGTTGACACGAGCCACGCGCGCGGCAACCCCTGACCCGAGATCGTCTCAGCCGGGCCTCATTTGAGGCGGCGTTGAATCGAGCCACGCGCGCGGCATCCCGCCGCACCATGCGCCAGCGCCGCGCGCGACCACCGGACGCGGCGGACGCCGCCTCGCCGGCCGGTCAGCGCCCGCGGAGCTTGACCTCCGCCGCCTTCACGACGTTCGCGAGGAGCATGGCGCGCGTCATCGGGCCGACCCCGCCGGGGTTCGGCGAGAGGTGCCCGGCGACCTCGGCGACGGCCGGGTCGACGTCGCCCGTGAGCCGGCCCTTGCCGGTCTCCTCGTCGGCGACGCGCGTGATGCCCACGTCGAGCACCGCGGCGCCCGGCTTGATCCAGTCGGGCTTGACCATGTGGGGCACGCCCACGGCCGCGACGACGATGTCGGCTCGCCGCACCTCGGCGGCGAGGTCGCGCGTGCGCGAGTGCGTCAGCGTCACCGTGGCATCCAGGCCCTTGCGCGTGAAGAGCAGGCCGAGCGGGCGGCCGACGGTGAGACCGCGACCGATGACGGTCACGTGCTGGCCGCGGATCGGCACGTCGTAGCGCTGGAGCATCTCGACGATGCCCGCGGGCGTGCACGGCAGCGGCGAGTGCAGCTCGCCCTCGATGCCGAGCACGAGCCGCCCGAGGTTCGTGGGGTGCAAGCCGTCGGCGTCCTTGAGGGGGTCGATGAGCTCCAGCATCGCGTTCTCGTCGTGCCCCGTGGGCAGCGGCAGCTGCACGATGTAGCCCGTCACCTCGCGCGCCGAGTTGAGGTCGCGGATCGCCGCGCGCACGTCGGCCGTCGTCGCCGACGCCGGCAGGTCGACGCGGATCGACTCGATGCCGACCTCGGCGCAGTCGCGGTGCTTTCCGGCGACGTACGAGCGCGAGGCGGGGTCGTCGCCGACGAGCAGCGTGCCGAGGCCCGGCACGACGCCGTGCGCCCGGAGTTCGGTGATGCGCGTCGACAGCTCCGACTTCACGGCCGATGCGGTGGCGACGCCGTCGAGGGTGATCGCGGTCATGCTGGGTACCTCTTCCGAGCTGGTCGGCGGGAACGGGACGAAGGAGATTCCGGCCGACGCGCCGGCGGGCGGACGGCGCGTCGTCGCAGGTCTCCTTCAGCGTGCCGGTCGCGGCTCGGGAGCGGGCGAATGCTCGCCCCCGAGCCGCCGGCGACTACTGCTGCAGGCCCGGGTAGAGCGGGAACGCGTCGGTCAGCGCGGTCACGCGCGAACGGAGCGCCGCGACATCCGGGTTCGCCTGCAGCGCGAGCGCGATGACGTCGGCGACCTCGGTGAACTCGGCGTCGCCGAACCCGCGGGTCGCGAGCGCGGGCGTGCCGATGCGCAGGCCAGACGTGACCATCGGCGGGCGCGGGTCGAACGGCACCGCGTTGCGGTTCACGGTGATGCCGACCTCGTGCAGACGGTCCTCGGCCTGCTGGCCGTCGAGCTCGGAGGTGCGCAGGTCGGCGAGCACGAGGTGCACGTCGGTGCCGCCCGTGAGCACGTCGACGCCGGCCGCGCGCGAGTCGTCGGCGACGAGGCGCGACGCGAGGATGCCCGCGCCCCGGATCGTGCGGGCCTGGCGGTCCTTGAACTCCTCGGACGCCGCGATCTTGAACGCCGTCGCCTTCGCGGCGATGACGTGCATGAGCGGGCCGCCCTGCTGGCCCGGGAAGACGTTCGAGTTCAGCTTCTTCGCGAGTTCCATGTCGCGCGAGAGGATGAAGCCCGAGCGCGGGCCGCCGATGGTCTTGTGCACGGTCGAGCTCACGACGTCGGCGTGGGGCACGGGGTTCGGGTGCAGGCCCGCGGCGACGAGGCCGGCGAAGTGCGCCATGTCGACCCAGAGCTTCGCGCCGACCTCGTCGGCGATCTCGCGGAACGCGGCGAAGTCGAGCTGGCGCGGGTAGGCCGACCAGCCGGCGATGATGACCTGCGGCTTGTGCTCGCGGGCCTTGTCGCGCACCACGTCCATGTCGACGAGGAACGTCTCGGGGTCGACGCCGTACGACACGGCGTTGTAGAGCTTGCCCGAGAAGTTCAGCTTCATGCCGTGCGTGAGGTGGCCGCCGTGGGCCAGCTCGAGGCCGAGGATGGTGTCGCCGGGCGTCGCGATCGCGGACAGCACCGCGGCGTTCGCGGTCGCGCCCGAGTGCGGCTGCACGTTGGCGTACTCGGCGCCGAACAGCGACTTGGCGCGCGCGATCGCGAGGTTCTCGGCGACATCGACGAACTCGCAGCCGCCGTAGTAGCGGCGGCCCGGGTAGCCCTCGGCGTACTTGTTCGTGAGCACCGAGCCCTGCGACTGCAGCACCGAGACGGGCACGAAGTTCTCGCTCGCGATCATCTCGAGCGTGGTGCGCTGGCGGTTCAGCTCCTGCTCGAGCACCTCGGCGATCTCGGGATCGACCTCGGCGAGGGGCTGGTTGAAGACGGATGCGGCGCCCGCGACGGCGTCGGCGGGGGCGTCGGTGGTGAGGGACTCGGCCAAGACTGGCTCCTTCGAAGATGACATGCGGACCTGCGGTTCAGCGCCTCGTGCGACTCGCGCCACGAGGCCTCGCGTACCGGCCCAGGCGTGCGGTCGGTCCGTTGCCAGTCGCTCCCCGATGGTCACCCATCTCAACGCCAGTCGCGACGTGGGCAAGCATACCAACGGATGCCGCGTGCGGCTGCCGCGTGACGGCGAGCGAGCGCGGGATAACGTGGGCGGGTGAGCAGCGCGACCGTGATCCACTCCGCCCGCCTCGTCTCGGGCGGCGACACCGTTCCCGACGCGTGGGTGCGCTTCGAGGGCGACCGGGTCGTCGGGCGCGGCATCGGCGACGGATGGCGCGACGCCGACGGACGCGCGGCGGGCGAGGTGACGGATGCCGCGGGCCGCGTCCTCGCACCCGGCTTCATCGACCTGCACTGCCACGGCGGCGGCGGCGCGTCGGCCGAGGAGGGCGAGGACGCACTCGGCACGGTGCTCGCGACGCACCGCGCACACGGCACGACGCGCTCGGTGCTCTCGCTCGTGACGGCGGCGGTCGACGAGCTCGAGACCCGTCTCGCCGCGATCGCTCGCGTCGCGGCATCCGACCCGCTGCTGCTCGGTTCGCACCTGGAGGGCCCCTTCCTCGACCACGAGTTCCGCGGCGCGCACGATCCCGCCCGGCTGCGGCGCGCCGACGCCGAGGCGATCGATCGGCTGCTCGCCGCGGCCGACGGTTCGCTGCGGCAGATCACGATCGCGCCCGAGCACGACGGCGCAGCGGAGGCGATCGCGCGCTTCACCGACGCGGGCGCCGCGGTCGCGGTCGGGCACACTGGCGCCGACTTCGACACCGCGCTCCGCGCGTTCGACGCGGGGGCGGCGATCCTGACGCACGCGTTCAACGGCATGCGCGGCATCCACCATCGGGCGCCCGGGCCCGTGGTCGCCGCGATGCACGCCGACCACGTGACCCTCGAGGTGATCAACGACGGCGTGCACGTGCACCCCGACGTGGTCCGGCTGGCGTTCGCGGGCGCGCCGGGGCGCGTCGCGCTCGTGACCGATGCGATGGCGGCGACCGGGTCGGCCGACGGCCGGTACGTGCTGGGATCGCTCGAGGTCGACGTGGTCGACGGCGTCGCGCGGCTCGCCGAGGGTGGATCGATCGCCGGCTCGACCCTCACGCAGGACGTCGCGCTGCGCCGCGCGGTGCTCGAGGCGCGGCTCTCGCTCGAGGACGCCGTCACAGCGGTGACGATGACCCCTGCGGCCGCGATCGGCCGCGCCCACGACCTCGGCCGGCTCGAGCCCGGGTACGCGGCCGATGCAGTGCTGCTCGGCGACGACCTCGAGGTCGAGGCGGTGTGGGCGGCGGGCGTGCGCCGCTCCTGACGAGCCGAGTGCCGCGTCGGGCGGGGCCGCGGCGTGCTCCCCATCGCCTGCAGCCCCGACCCGGATGCGGATCCGAATCCCCCGATCGGATCTCCCGCGTCCACCCCCGGACGTCGGTTGCAGGACCATCGTGCCGCGCCGTAGCCGTGGATTGGCTGTGACTGCGCCGAGGGTCCGCCCAGTGCGGATGAGGCCGCATGCGAGAGGGCCCGGCGACCTGTTCCCCTCGGCCGCCGGACCCGGCTCGTGCCCCCGGATCCCCCGAGGAGCCGCATCCGCCCTTCCGGTTCGCGAACCCCTCGCGTGAGAGACGGCACTCGGCCTGTTCGATGACGCGGAATCCCCCGGAAACCGGGAATCGCGCCACGTCGGCGCGATCTGCTGGAATGATCGGGCGACCGGCGTCATGATCGGGCCGGTCGCGCGTCTCTTCGGTCGGGCGCCCCCCCACGCCCATCCCCCGTTCCGAGAGGAAGCTCCCGTGGCCCCTGCGCGCACCGCCGACGCCGACCTCGTCGAAGCCGCCCGCCGCGGCGACCGCGACGCCTACGCCGAGCTCTGGCGGCGCCATGCGGCGTCCGCCCGCACCGTGGCCGTCTCCCACTCGAGCTTCGACGCCGACGACCTCGTCGCCGAGGCGTTCACGAGGGTGTACGACGCGATCCGCGCGGGCGGCGGCCCGAACGGCGCGTTCCGCCCGTACCTGTTCACCACGATCCGCAACACCGCCGCGAGCTGGGGGCGTGCGCGACGCGAGACGTCGATGGAGGCGCTCGACCAGCTCGAGGATCCGACCACGAGCGAGACGGCCGCGCTCGAGTCGCTCGACCGGTCGACGACCGCGCAGGCGTTCCGCGCGCTCCCGACGCGGTGGCAGGAGGTGCTCTGGTACTGCGAGGTCGAGCGGATGTCGCCGGCGCAGGTCGCACCGCTCGTCGGCATGTCCGCCAATGCGACGGCCGCACTCGCCTACCGTGCGCGTGAGGGGCTCCGCCAGGAGTGGATCCGCGCGCACCTGCGCGGCGCCGCCGCAGAACCCGAGTGCGCGTGGACGATCGACCGCCTCGGCGCCTACACGCGCGGCAGGCTGCGCTCGCGCGATACCGCGAAGCTCGAGGCGCACCTCGACGGGTGCGCGCGCTGCACCATCGTGGCCGCCGAGGCGAGGGAGGTCGGCTCGCGGCTCGCGCTCGTGCTGCTGCCGCTCGCAGCGGGGGCGGGTGCGGCGACCGCGTACTCCGCCTGGCTGCAGCAGGGCGCGCCGGTCGCGCAGTTCGCGGCAGGCGCCGCCGGCGCTGCGGGCGCGGTGCACGCCGCGGGCGACGTCGTGGTCGCCGGCGCGGCCGGCTCGGGCGGGGCCGCGTCCGGTGGCGCATCGGTCGGCACGGGTGCCGCGGCGGCCGGGTCGACCTCGGGCGGCGGGCTCGCCGCGGTCGGGGCCGGCGCAGGCACCCTCGCGCTCGCAGCGGCCGCGGTCGCGGCGATCGCCGTGATGCCGATGCTCGTGCCCGCACCGGCCGAACCGCCGTCCGCCGAGGCGGCCTCGCCCGCGGTCGATGCGGAGGCTCCCGCCGCGATCGCACTCCCGGCGCCGGCTCCGTCGCCGGCGCCGCCGGCTCCGGTCCCCGCCGACGAGGTCCTCCCGGCCGAACCGGCCCTCGCGGTTCCGATCGAGGCGCCGCCCGCCGCGCCCGCCGAGTCGGCGACGCCGCCCGCACCGCCCGTCGACGCGATCGCGCTCCCCCCGGTCGTGACCCTCGTCGACACGGCCGGCGGACTCGTCGACCCGATCGTCTCGGGCACCGCGGAGGCCGGCGCGACCGTGACGGTCACCGCCTCGAGCGGAGGTGCGGCCCAGGCGGTCGCCGACGCGGGCGGCGCCTGGTCGGCCGTGCTGGTCGGGCTGCCCGCCGGTTCCGTCGAGATCACGGCGGTGCAGACGGATGTCGCGGGCAACCGGTCGGCGCCGTCGGCGCCGGTCGCGATCGCGCTCTCCGCCCCGTCGCTGGCCTTCACCGCGCTCGGCGCGTGGCTCGACACGGTCTTCACGGGCGTGCCGGGCGCGACGGTGCAGATCCTCGCCGACGGCGTGCCCATCGACGAGGTGGTGCTCGACGACCGGGGCACGGCGGTCTTCGAGGTGCTCGCACCCGCCAACCACACGTGGTCGGCGAGCGTGCGCTACGTCGTCGACGACCGCACGGGCCCGGCCGCGACCGCCGTGCGCGGCTGAGCCGCCCGGGCCGAGACGGCGACGATTCCGGCCGCGAGCACCGCGAGCACGACGAGCGCGAGCGGGATCGAGGCGACGCCGAACCCGCTGAACAGCAGGCCGCCGATGAGCGCCCCGCCGCCGATGCCGACGTTGAACGCGGTCGTGTAGAGCGCGCTCGCGGCGTCGCGCTTCTCGGGCGCGGCGGCGTGCAGCAGCCGCGTCTGGAGCAGCGGCGGCACCGCGCCGAACGCGAAGCCCCACACGAGGTATGCCCCGATCGCCGGCCAGAGCGCGGGCACCGTCGCCATGACGACGAGGGCCGCCGCGATCACGGCGAGTGCGACCACCAGGGCGCGAGCGCCGTTGCGCGCGACGGGCGTGCCGGCGACCGCGAGGCCGGCCGCGCCGGCGAGCCCGGACGCGAAGAGCAGCGGCGCGACGGCCGACGACGGCGCGCCGACCACCTCGGTCAGGATCGGTGCGATGTAGGTCAACGTCGCGTACTGCCCGACCATGACCACGGCGGTCACGAGGCACACCGCGAGCACGGCCGCAGCACCGGGGTTCGCGCGCGTTCTCGCGATGCCGGGCGAGGCGGATGCCGCGTCCGCGCGATCGGCGGGCGCGGCGGGCGCGGTCGCGCCCTCGGCGACGGCGCGCGCGGCGGCGGTCTCGCCATCCGGCGGCAGCACCGCACGCAGCACGAGCGCGCCGACGAGCGTCAGGGCGGCCACGAGCGCGAAGGCCGCGCGCCAGCCGACCGCCTGGCCGAGCGCGGTGGCGAGCGGCACGCCCGCGATGAGCGCGATGGTGCCGCCGCCGAGCACGACCGACACCGCCCGGCCGAGCTGCGCGTCGGCGACGATCCGCGCGGGGTAGGCGCCGACGAGCGCCCAGAACAGCCCGTGCGCCACGCCGCCGACGACGCGGACGCCGACGAGCATCCAGTACTCGGGCACGACCGCGCTGAGCAGGGTGGACGCGGCGAGCACGACCAGCACGGCCGTGAGCAGCGAGCGACGCGACATCCGCCGGGTGAGCGCGGTCAGCGGGGTCGACGTGACGACGACCGTGAAGGCGAAGACGGAGACGAGCAGCCCCACGAGGGGCTCGCCCACGCCGAGATCGGCGCTCATCTCGGGCAGGAGGCCGGTCGGCAGCATCTCGATGGTGATGGACAGGAACACGGCCGAGGCGAGGGCGATGAGCACGCGCCAGGGCAGGGCGGAGGTGGTGGCCGCGCGGGCGCGCGACGATTCGGTGATCGACATGGTTGAGTCATCCCGACGGCGTTCCCCGCTCGCGGCCGTGCCTGCGGCGGGTCGACTACGCGCTCACGTGCGCGCCCGGGGCCGGCGGTGACCGCTCGACCGCCACCAGTCTACCCGGTGTCGGCTGGGCGGCGCCCGTGCGCCGCCCGGATGGCGGGCCGGTACGCTGTGCGGATGACCGATGCCGAGCCGCACAGCCCCCACCTGCACCACTGGGTCGTCACGCTGAGCTGCACCGACGGCCCGGGCATCGTGCACGCGGTGAGCGGCGCGATCGTCGCCGCGCGCGGCAACATCACCGAGAGCCAGCAGTTCGCGAGCCACGACACCGGGCGCTTCTTCATGCGCGTGCAGGTCGAGTCGTCGGCGGGCCGCGACGAGTTCGAGGCGGCGCTCGCGCCGGTCGTCGAGCGCTGGGGCATGGACCTCCACCTCGACGAGGTCGGCCGGCCCCTGCGCACGCTCGTGCTCGCGTCGACCGCGGGGCACTGCGTGAACGACCTGCTCTTCCGTCAGCGGGCCGGGCAGCTGCCGATCGAGATCCCGCTCGTGCTGTCGAACCACGGCACGCTGCGCGACCTCGTCGACTTCTACGGCGTGCCGTTCGAGTCCGAGCCCGTGACCTCGCCCGAGACGAAGGCGGCGTTCGAGCGCCGCATCCTCGAGGCCGTCGAGGAGCACGACATCGAGCTCGTCGTGCTCGCGCGGTACATGCAGATCCTCTCGCCCGAGCTCTGCGACATCCTCGCCGGGCGGTGCATCAACATCCACCACTCGTTCCTGCCCGGGTTCAAGGGCGCGAACCCCTACCGGCAGGCGCACGCACGGGGCGTGAAGCTCATCGGCGCGACCGCGCACTTCGTGACCAGCGACCTCGACGAGGGCCCGATCATCGAGCAGAACGTCGTGCGCGTCGACCACTCGCGCTCGGTCGCCGAGCTCGTCGCGATCGGCCAGGACGAGGAGAGCCGCACGCTCTCGCAGGCCGTCAAGTGGTTCGCGGAGCGACGCGTGCTGCTCGACGGCCAGCGCACCGTCATCTTCCGCTGATCCTCGCCGCCGACGGCGAGGCGGCCCGCTCGCTCGGCCCGGTCAGCCGCCGAATTCGCGACGGCCGTTGATCACGCCGCTGACCGCGGCGACCACGGCGAAGACGACGGCGACCACCGGCTGGCCCATGATCCACCACGCGATCGCGGCGGTCGAGAACACCGCGATCTCGACGAGCGCCTTCACGAACGGGTCGACCGCGAACACCGCCTTGGGCGATCGGAACAGCCCCCAGAGCAGGATCGCGAGGAGCGGCAGGCCGATGCCGAGGAGCACGCCCGGCCAGGGCAGCTCGAACGCGA from Agromyces aurantiacus includes these protein-coding regions:
- a CDS encoding N-acetylglucosamine-6-phosphate deacetylase, whose product is MSSATVIHSARLVSGGDTVPDAWVRFEGDRVVGRGIGDGWRDADGRAAGEVTDAAGRVLAPGFIDLHCHGGGGASAEEGEDALGTVLATHRAHGTTRSVLSLVTAAVDELETRLAAIARVAASDPLLLGSHLEGPFLDHEFRGAHDPARLRRADAEAIDRLLAAADGSLRQITIAPEHDGAAEAIARFTDAGAAVAVGHTGADFDTALRAFDAGAAILTHAFNGMRGIHHRAPGPVVAAMHADHVTLEVINDGVHVHPDVVRLAFAGAPGRVALVTDAMAATGSADGRYVLGSLEVDVVDGVARLAEGGSIAGSTLTQDVALRRAVLEARLSLEDAVTAVTMTPAAAIGRAHDLGRLEPGYAADAVLLGDDLEVEAVWAAGVRRS
- a CDS encoding sigma-70 family RNA polymerase sigma factor, translating into MAPARTADADLVEAARRGDRDAYAELWRRHAASARTVAVSHSSFDADDLVAEAFTRVYDAIRAGGGPNGAFRPYLFTTIRNTAASWGRARRETSMEALDQLEDPTTSETAALESLDRSTTAQAFRALPTRWQEVLWYCEVERMSPAQVAPLVGMSANATAALAYRAREGLRQEWIRAHLRGAAAEPECAWTIDRLGAYTRGRLRSRDTAKLEAHLDGCARCTIVAAEAREVGSRLALVLLPLAAGAGAATAYSAWLQQGAPVAQFAAGAAGAAGAVHAAGDVVVAGAAGSGGAASGGASVGTGAAAAGSTSGGGLAAVGAGAGTLALAAAAVAAIAVMPMLVPAPAEPPSAEAASPAVDAEAPAAIALPAPAPSPAPPAPVPADEVLPAEPALAVPIEAPPAAPAESATPPAPPVDAIALPPVVTLVDTAGGLVDPIVSGTAEAGATVTVTASSGGAAQAVADAGGAWSAVLVGLPAGSVEITAVQTDVAGNRSAPSAPVAIALSAPSLAFTALGAWLDTVFTGVPGATVQILADGVPIDEVVLDDRGTAVFEVLAPANHTWSASVRYVVDDRTGPAATAVRG
- a CDS encoding MFS transporter, producing the protein MSITESSRARAATTSALPWRVLIALASAVFLSITIEMLPTGLLPEMSADLGVGEPLVGLLVSVFAFTVVVTSTPLTALTRRMSRRSLLTAVLVVLAASTLLSAVVPEYWMLVGVRVVGGVAHGLFWALVGAYPARIVADAQLGRAVSVVLGGGTIALIAGVPLATALGQAVGWRAAFALVAALTLVGALVLRAVLPPDGETAAARAVAEGATAPAAPADRADAASASPGIARTRANPGAAAVLAVCLVTAVVMVGQYATLTYIAPILTEVVGAPSSAVAPLLFASGLAGAAGLAVAGTPVARNGARALVVALAVIAAALVVMATVPALWPAIGAYLVWGFAFGAVPPLLQTRLLHAAAPEKRDAASALYTTAFNVGIGGGALIGGLLFSGFGVASIPLALVVLAVLAAGIVAVSARAAQPRTAVAAGPVRSSTT
- the purU gene encoding formyltetrahydrofolate deformylase, with product MTDAEPHSPHLHHWVVTLSCTDGPGIVHAVSGAIVAARGNITESQQFASHDTGRFFMRVQVESSAGRDEFEAALAPVVERWGMDLHLDEVGRPLRTLVLASTAGHCVNDLLFRQRAGQLPIEIPLVLSNHGTLRDLVDFYGVPFESEPVTSPETKAAFERRILEAVEEHDIELVVLARYMQILSPELCDILAGRCINIHHSFLPGFKGANPYRQAHARGVKLIGATAHFVTSDLDEGPIIEQNVVRVDHSRSVAELVAIGQDEESRTLSQAVKWFAERRVLLDGQRTVIFR
- a CDS encoding YrdB family protein — protein: MNDATPEPAPKLGFNDLLRFLLEIFAIVSLGIFGFVAFELPWPGVLLGIGLPLLAILLWGLFRSPKAVFAVDPFVKALVEIAVFSTAAIAWWIMGQPVVAVVFAVVAAVSGVINGRREFGG